One Ricinus communis isolate WT05 ecotype wild-type chromosome 7, ASM1957865v1, whole genome shotgun sequence genomic region harbors:
- the LOC8274281 gene encoding eIF5-mimic protein 1: MSSKERPTLGGTRIKTRKRNIAAPLDPAAFADAVVQIYLDNAGDLELIAKSIESSDLNFSRYGDTFFEVAFTGGRTQPGTTKPDEGERHPFSLIDCEPKREIILPSVIYIQKILRRRPFLIKNLENVMRRFLQSLELFEENERKKLAIFTALAFSQKLSGLPPETVFQPLLKDNLVGKGLVLTFITDFFKEYLVDNSLDDLISILKRGKVEENLLDFFPSAKRSAEGFSEHFTKEGLISLVEYNEKKIFEVKLKEMKSALTTQIAEEADISDVIETVKQRVKDAKLPDTEVVRVLWDVLMDAVQWSGKNQQQNANSALRQVKTWAELLNTFCTNGKLELELIYKVQMQCYEDAKLMKLFPEIVRSLYDQDVLAEDTILHWFRKGTNPKGRQTFVKALEPFVNWLEEAEEEE; this comes from the exons ATGAG CTCAAAGGAGAGACCCACTCTCGG TGGCACGCGGATTAAGACCCGCAAACGGAATATTGCAGCACCACTGGACCCTGCAGCATTTGCGGATGCAGTGGTCCAGATTTATTTGGATAATGCTGGTGATTTG GAACTTATTGCCAAGAGCATTGAATCTTCAGACCTTAACTTCTCAAGATACGGTGACACCTTTTTTGAG GTTGCATTCACAGGAGGCCGCACACAACCTGGCACAACAAAGCCTGATGAGGGGGAGCGCCATCCTTTCTCTTTAATAGACTGTGAGCCTAAGCGTGAAATCATCTTACCATCTGTAATCTACATACAGAAAATTTTGCGTCGAAGGCCATTTCTTATAAAGAATCTTGAAAATGTCATGCGAAGATTCTTGCAGTCACTGGAACTGTTCGAggaaaatgaaaggaagaaattggCAATTTTCACGGCACTTGCATTCTCCCAGAAACTATCTGGGCTCCCACCGGAGACTGTGTTCCAACCACTGCTTAAGGATAATCTTGTGGGCAAAGGGCTAGTGCTGACATTTATAACAGACTTCTTTAAGGAGTATCTGGTTGATAATAGCCTTGATGATCTGATTTCCATTCTCAAACGGGGTAAAGTGGAGGAAAATCTTTTGGACTTTTTCCCATCCGCAAAGCGCTCAGCAGAAGGTTTCTCTGAGCATTTCAC CAAGGAAGGACTGATTTCATTGGTTGAAtacaatgaaaagaaaatatttgaggTAAAACTGAAGGAAATGAAATCTGCATTGACAACCCAGATAGCGGAGGAAGCTGACATATCTGATGTCATAGAAACTGTGAAACAACGGGTTAAAGATGCTAAACTCCCAGACACTGAGGTTGTGCGTGTCCTATGGGATGTTTTAATGGATGCTGTCCAGTGGTCTGGGAAGAACCAGCAACAGAATGCAAATTCAGCTTTGCGCCAG GTGAAAACATGGGCAGAACTGCTGAATACCTTCTGCACTAATGGGAAACTTGAGCTGGAACTCATATACAAGGTTCAGATGCAGTGCTATGAGGATGCTAAGCTGATGAAGCTGTTTCCTGAGATAGTGAGGTCTCTCTATGATCAGGATGTGCTTGCAGAAGACACCATTCTGCACTGGTTCCGCAAAGGAACAAACCCAAAGGGCAG GCAAACCTTTGTGAAGGCTCTGGAGCCTTTTGTTAATTGGCTGGAAGAGGCAGAGGAAGAGGAATGA